The Monodelphis domestica isolate mMonDom1 chromosome 5, mMonDom1.pri, whole genome shotgun sequence DNA segment CAAAATCCCACTTACTACAGGAATCCTTCCCCAAATCCTCTTAATTGCAAAGCCTCCTCTCCATAAATTGCTTCTCGTTtttcctgtatatagcttatttgtacatatttgtttgcttgcatGCTGTTGCTCTCATTAGATGGTAAGCTTctggagagcagggactatctttggtctttttttttatgccccttgtgcttagcacagtgcttgacacataataggcactttacatttttttgattgaattgaatcattttacatttgagtaaTCCAAATCTCATGGTGGTAAAGAGGTTTTCTCAAGGACATAAAAGCAATGAAGGTCAGAATCAAGACTTAAATCCAAGTCATCTACCTGTAGAACAAAAAGTTGTTCTGCCTTATCAGGTTACCTTGACTATTAGACATTAGAAATTATCTTCCTGTGTCTATTTAATCTATATCCTAcagtatattttcttctttattaaatcaTAAAAATTGATGCTAATACTTCTAAAATGTAATGTTTTAAAAcctagaaaatataatttaacttACTATATAACCAAGGTTCAAAAATTTTTCTCAGCTGTGATCTTTCCATCATGCTTGACTATTTCTGTCACaggaggatgtgggaaaatcaaACAATGATCACAGAATTTATCCTCCTGGGATTTTCCATCGGCTCAGAAATACAGATATTCCTTTTTGTGTTATTCTCTTTGTTCTATGTTCTCACTCTTCTGGGGAATGGCATCATCCTGGGACTCATCTGTTTGGACTCCCATCTGCACATTCCCATGTACTTTTTCCTCTCACATCTGTCCATTGTTGACATCTCCTATGCCTCAAATAATGTACCCAAGATGCTTGTGATTCTACTGAACAAGGGCAAAACCATATCTTTTGCTCCCTGCATAATGCAGATATTTTTGTATTTGGCTTTTGCCCATGTGGAGTGTCTCATCTTGGTGGTGATGTCCTATGATCGTTATGTGGCCATCTGCCATCCACTCAGATATACAGTCATCATGAGCTGGAGATTGTGTACTACCCTGACTATCATCTCCTGGGCATTCAGCTTCCTCCTTGCCTTGGTCCATGTGGTTCTCATTCTGAGATTACCCTTCTGTGGACCCCAGGAAGTAAATCATTTCTTCTGTGAGATCCTGTCTGTCCTCAAGCTTGCCTGTGCTGATACTCAACTTAACCAACTTGTTATTTTTACAGCATGTGTGTTTATCTTAGTTGGACCTCTTTGTTTAGTCCTGATCTCCTACATGAGGATCCTCTCTGCCATCCTGAGGATCCAgtctggggaaggaaggaagaaagcattcTCCACCTGCTCCTCTCACCTCTGTGTAGTTGGACTCTTCTTTGGCAGTGCCATCATAATGTACATGACCCCCAAATCCAGCCATCCTGAGGAACAGCAGAAAATACTGTCCCTATTTTATAGCCTTTTTAACCCCATGTTAAATCCCCTAATCTATAGCCTGAGGAATGCAGAGGTGAAGGGTGCTCTGAGGAGgatgttaaaaaaggaaaaccattccTCAAAAATGTGACTTGTTCATAACTAGATACAATTCATTGATATCTTTGACATTGTTTCATCTCTCTGAGAATAAATCAAAGTTGCCtgctttctctgtatctcttaaCAATGTAATTCTAGAGGCTTCATGGTTATTTCACTGTGTCTCCCAGCTACAGTAAATTTAATATTACTTCTTACTTAGGGCTTATGTTTAAATATTTGTGTATCTAAGTATTGATTTAAGATATAAACTCTATATTGGGCTTATGTCTCATATTCTGTAATAACAATTTGCTTCTAGAGgtcaaagtaataaaaataaaaataaattcttccaaACTGAATAGGGAGCCTATGAGCCATAGTCACTGACTTTGGTCTTATCTATCCATCTTGATCCCAgacttggatttcattttttatttttatgttttttctttctattaccaAAGGACTTTAGCAGAAGCCTGTACCTGATATATTATCCAACCTTGGGACTTCATAGGTTAATAACTTGCTAGGTCTCCTGAATCAAGAGTGTCTTTCATGACTTGTAATAGCATGTAACTACCTCTTCCTTCAATCTCCTTGGACATAAATATTCTTCTACCCTCCACTTCTTTACAAATCACTATTATCCCTCCTAAAGGCAGGTCTCAGAAATCAAAGAGACCTCATAAGTCACTTCTTTCAACTGTGACCTAACACAAGAATGCTTCCATTGTATGAATTCTCTATGAATTATTGAATCATATAATTATCTTATTATTGAAGGAGACCTTGAAAGTTGGTTAAAAACAGATTGTCTCAAATCTCATGTCTCTTTGTTTTATAACTTTTAATACAGTAATATGTGATTTTGTATATTAGTTATCTATGTTTATGTTTTAGTGGAGTGTAAGGTTTCTAAATCTCCATATTACATTTATATCCTCATCAACTTGCACAGTTTCTATCACAAATAAAGTGTGTAAAAAATAACTGGCCAATTAATTTGTCTATTACATTATTAACTCCATAATTCTGTCAATggcatcttaatttttaaaatttccaccaGCTAAGGACACTATGTTCCATATACTAAGtgtataaaaatgattatttgaaTACATTTAGGGTGAAGGAATATATCTAGTGTGGTCTCCTACTCAGAGAATAATAATGGTACTGATATAActcatttttacatattactttaaaatgtgttattcctgtatttttctcccttttatagaggaaaaaaactgAGACTCATAAAATCTAGaagacttgcctaaagtcattcagctagtaagaattgtttgtttgtttttgtaaatcaGTTACTCCAATTCATGTTCAGTgattattaaaatgaattaatttacaaGAGAGTCATTGTAACTCCAATTGAAACAAAAATTTTGGGTGGGGTACAGTCTCTTAAGCAAGTAGTGGAACATATTTGATTACTACACACATTCAAATTTCTGGGGCttcaattattatttcactttgcttgGATTATAACTATCTGgtttgaaatttaaaaagcagggaaaaaattaaacactGACTTCAGGGAAGAGTCAGGGTTATTAatcagtcatttttatttttgaatggtGGATACAGTTCAATGATCTATCAGACAATTATACCTGAATTCATAACTCAAAATTTATATTAGCTACAATTCCAGTGGCTTTTACCTTAAATAACAAATCTCACCAATCACATCTTGGATCTGAGAAGTTTCTAAGTTTTACATATGCAATGAAAAGTTTTGATTTTACAAGTCATGATAACCAATTTTTATTtccaataattttctattttttctacgTTTAAATACTCACTAACAATGCTTAAGCTATCTGGCAATTCTCCCCAATTTATACAGGAAAAGGGTTAACAATTTTATTGGGAGTTCATTTTCCACTAACATGATCTTGATTAATGAAGGAGTTTGTTAGTGAATTAGAAAAGAATCAGCATTATcttaatacataatataatactTTTTGCACTATCATAGCCAATGTACCTTAAACTTTTGGTTTATAATACAAATCATATATCATTGCAAATAAACATGATCAATTTCTAACAATTTGCTTCTACACATAGTTTACATGTAAGCACACATTTTCAGTCTTaataaagtaatatatatatatgttatggtAATGTGAAATGCATAATAATTTTgtcaaaaatccaatatttgtgACTGTTTAGGTTGTGGTATTATCCATACCATATCAAAATTCAATGAAACTGCTAATTAAACATCTTAGGTTTTAAATTTACTATGAGAAAGGGGTTAATAAATTTGTCATTTAATTGTCTATAATCAACAATCTTTATTCTAAATCCTATATGATTTCTGGGCTGGCCAATTTTTTCCAAACAAATGAATTGTTTATTTACACTGTTTGCATATCACATTCTTCCTTATCCAATTCaggtaaaaatgaattttctttacaGTATAGCTGCATACATACTTCATTTTTGTACATAATTAGTTTAGGAGTTTCAAAAACCTATAAAAaatgtttcctcattttcccaaatgacctctgtctgcctccctcATTCCTCTAGAATGAAtgggaaagacagagaaaggttTATTTTTCCCAAAATATAACCCTCCCATTGTGATCACAGACTGATAACATATAAGCAACACCAACATCACAAAACATAGAACATAGACTGATAACACAGAAAACATATCCAAGGTATTTCATGCATACTCTAACAACACAGAACATTAAATTATGGACTAGATTCTTCTTTTCATCCTGGCATAAAGATCAATTGTTACAAATCATAACTGTACTGCCAAAGAAATCTGTGGGAAAATGAGGCTCATTAAtaatgaagggagagaaaataaaagaatgcttGAGGCTAAGAAAATTGGAATTGTAAAGATTAATTTGAACagacttttttatatttcaagagtTAGTCAGAAAAGGGGTTAACTTTTTGTAAGCAGGACTGACATTTAAAAAAGCTTAGTTCTAAATTACTTTTCATGCTCCAATAGATTTCCTAAAATAAACATacttttcttctacatttttaaagtttcaacTAACCTGTGGTCtgcctggaaaagaaaaaaagtggatTGCCAGTAGCTTAAGAAAAACTtttgttattttgaattttgCCTTAGCTATACCTTATCTATGAATAGTTTTAAATCTCCTTTCTGATTTTTATCCATCTGATCTCCTAAAAGGACCTGGTCTAAAGGCAgtgttggaaatatttttatatatcccaTAGTTTTACTCCTGGCTAtaaaatgctcttcttcctccgcacaaaaatatacattctgtctaatagaaagagaagagtccCTCATACCTGGAAGTTCTGTGCTCTGCTGATTGCGAACTGAGACCACGTTGGTTGCCAGTTTGTCAGAGGCTGGCTCTGGAAACTGTTCATGGGTCACCTGAACCTGGGTTTGAGAGATGTGTCCTGGGCTTACAGGAGGGTTCTACCAACTAAGAACCATGCAGACAGTTTCTTAGAGTGGTGACAAAGTTTAATGGGTTGGGGTCTACAATTTATAGGGTAAATGACATAGGTTAAGGGATTAGGTAAACCTTTTGCaaggacaatggttagtaataaTTTACATATTAGAGACAATGGATTTAGATTACCTCAGTAGCTCTACACAGAGTTTTCTATAGTATAAAAATCATaggtaaatatgtaaccatctagcACAGATTATCAGGGAAATGTTTGCTTCAGTGAGCTCCTCCAGAACAGCCAGTCATTTACCAAGTACATCAGGGAGTGGTTTGGGGGCCTCATATGAGGAGTGATTCTGACCAGACCttggctttgattttactggggcCTACTCATTACTGGGGACTACACTATACACTATCAAcaaaagtccagcagcaagagatagaaagagaaattccatttaaaataattgtaggcAATATAAAATCCCTGTGAAGATAAACAGAAGAACTATATCAATACagttaaaaaacactttttacacaaaatcagctctaaacaattgaaaaaacattaattgttcactAGTTGGTTGAGTAAGTATAATAAACATGATgattttatctaaattaatttatttatccaGTGTCATATGAGTAAAACTACCCAAAATTTATTTCATAAAGCTAGAGAAAATAGAttgaaaattcatctggaagaacaaaagtccaggaatatcaaagaaaatataaatatcatgaaagaaATATGATGGAAGGAGAACTAAtcataccagatttcaaactctattataaagcagtaatcattgtGGGGGACCAAGGGGTTAAATCTCCCcaaactctttcctctcttctcctgacATACTTATAAAGGTCATAAAGAGGGGGCAAATGCAGAGAAGGAATACAACCTTGAAGATAATTATATGAAGGCAGAAAGCAATTCCCTCCCTGGCTCCAGATGCCAGGCTCTAgtcaatattattttttgttgaaCATTTGATTCCCATAATGAGCTAGCTTGGTATAGAAGACCATTGCTTCTGACTCAGTGAGAGAGAGAAGCCTGATGGAGGAGAAATCTGATTGAATAAACCAGGACTATTAGAAGCCTGTTGGTGCTAAGTGTTGTCCTTTTAACCCTTTCATGTTACACTGCCCCTATCCTTGAACAGGATCCTAGACAAGCCCATTATAAATCAttaaaacaatgtggtactgagtaaaaaacagagaaattgaTCAATAGAATAGGTAACAATAGTGTCTGATAAGCCCAAGATACTAGCTTTTGGtggaagaattcattatttgacaaaatgtgCTAGGAAACCTGGAAACAGTATAGAAGAAACTAGACATAaaccaaca contains these protein-coding regions:
- the LOC100012862 gene encoding olfactory receptor 2A5-like, which translates into the protein MLDYFCHRRMWENQTMITEFILLGFSIGSEIQIFLFVLFSLFYVLTLLGNGIILGLICLDSHLHIPMYFFLSHLSIVDISYASNNVPKMLVILLNKGKTISFAPCIMQIFLYLAFAHVECLILVVMSYDRYVAICHPLRYTVIMSWRLCTTLTIISWAFSFLLALVHVVLILRLPFCGPQEVNHFFCEILSVLKLACADTQLNQLVIFTACVFILVGPLCLVLISYMRILSAILRIQSGEGRKKAFSTCSSHLCVVGLFFGSAIIMYMTPKSSHPEEQQKILSLFYSLFNPMLNPLIYSLRNAEVKGALRRMLKKENHSSKM